A single region of the Nicotiana sylvestris chromosome 6, ASM39365v2, whole genome shotgun sequence genome encodes:
- the LOC138871351 gene encoding uncharacterized protein, with product MVEIPAQGQSGGIAILWHDSHVQLSHIRLDGQEIHAMIQFMDLGFKGAKYTWSNHRYNRPDLILEQLDRCFINEQWLEYYPNTFVTHLPKTYSDHTPLLIFLSHCTRLHTNRIFRLETYWCQHPEFTSMVRNTWNGQNLTNATTLFTIKVKDWAANNFGDVLRKKKTILARLSGIQNPPIILRVFS from the exons ATGGTGGAGATTCCTGCTCAGGGCCAGTCGGGAGGTATTGCTATACTTTGGCATGATTCCCATGTCCAACTTAGCCATATTCGTCTTGATGGTCAGGAAATCCATGCAATGATCCAG TTTATGGACCTTGGTTTTAAGGGGGCTAAGTATACTTGGTCTAATCATAGATATAATCGTCCTGATTTAATTTTGGAACAACTTGATAGGTGTTTTATTAACGAACAATGGCTTGAATATTACCCGAATACATTTGTTACTCATCTGCCTAAGACTTATTCTGATCATACACCCCTTCTCATTTTCCTATCTCATTGCACTAGGCTTCACACTAATCGTATCTTTCGGCTTGAAACATACTGGTGCCAACACCCTGAATTTACTTCTATGGTTAGGAATACTTGGAATGGTCAGAACTTAACCAATGCCACCACTCTTTTCACTATTAAAGTTAAAGATTGGGCTGCCAATAATTTCGGTGATGTTcttaggaaaaagaaaacaattcTTGCTCGACTTAGTGGTATCCAAAATCCTCCAATTATCCTACGAGTGTTTTCTTAA